A window of Actinobacillus suis ATCC 33415 contains these coding sequences:
- the sohB gene encoding protease SohB — translation MWKEILLNYGIFLLELLTIFGIVAVVVMLILEAKKQPENGVISMTNLTEKYKEQQKALASFFLSEEEQKQQEKDEKKAAKEKAKAEKKRLKEGGEKTEAEKSRLFVLKFNGDVQASAVNALAKEISAVLSLAKAEDEVLLKLESPGGVVHGYGLAASQLQRLRDHNIPLTVAVDKVAASGGYMMACVANKIVSAPFAIIGSVGVVAQVPNIHRLLKKHDIDVDVMTAGEYKRTVTLVGENTEKGKQKFQQELEETHELFKQFVVQNRPQLEIEKIATGEHWFGKQALALNLVDEISTSDDLLLNAVKEKEVIELSFKEKKNLTQRLGVQMEQSVENIIAKLLHKNRTPMM, via the coding sequence ATGTGGAAAGAAATTTTACTTAATTACGGTATTTTCTTATTGGAATTACTTACGATATTCGGCATTGTTGCGGTTGTTGTTATGTTGATTTTAGAAGCGAAAAAACAACCTGAAAATGGCGTAATTTCCATGACGAATTTAACCGAAAAATATAAAGAACAGCAAAAAGCTTTAGCGAGTTTTTTCCTCAGCGAAGAAGAGCAGAAACAGCAGGAAAAAGATGAGAAAAAAGCCGCTAAAGAAAAAGCGAAAGCAGAGAAAAAACGCCTTAAAGAAGGCGGAGAGAAAACCGAAGCGGAAAAATCTCGCCTATTCGTTTTGAAATTTAACGGTGACGTACAAGCCAGTGCGGTTAATGCATTAGCTAAAGAGATTAGTGCGGTACTATCACTAGCTAAAGCGGAAGATGAAGTGTTGCTTAAATTGGAAAGCCCGGGTGGTGTAGTTCACGGCTATGGCTTAGCGGCGTCACAGTTACAGCGTTTACGTGATCACAATATTCCACTCACGGTTGCAGTAGATAAAGTAGCGGCGAGCGGCGGCTATATGATGGCGTGTGTGGCGAATAAAATTGTTTCGGCACCTTTTGCGATTATCGGTTCAGTTGGTGTGGTGGCACAAGTGCCGAATATCCATCGTTTACTGAAAAAACACGATATTGATGTAGATGTAATGACTGCCGGTGAGTATAAACGCACAGTCACTTTAGTCGGTGAAAATACTGAGAAAGGCAAACAAAAATTCCAGCAAGAATTGGAAGAAACTCATGAATTATTCAAACAATTTGTGGTACAAAATCGTCCGCAATTAGAGATTGAAAAAATTGCTACCGGCGAACATTGGTTCGGTAAACAAGCATTGGCGCTTAATTTAGTCGATGAAATTTCAACAAGTGATGATTTATTGTTGAATGCGGTAAAAGAAAAAGAGGTGATTGAGCTAAGTTTCAAAGAGAAGAAAAATCTGACTCAGCGTTTAGGCGTACAAATGGAGCAATCAGTAGAAAATATTATTGCGAAGTTACTACATAAAAACCGTACACCAATGATGTAA
- the asd gene encoding aspartate-semialdehyde dehydrogenase encodes MQNVGFIGWRGMVGSVLMDRMVQENDFANINPIFFTTSQAGQKAPVFAGKDAGDLKDAFDIEELKKLDIIVTCQGGDYTTEVYPKLRAAGWNGYWIDAASTLRMEKDAIIVLDPVNQHVITDGLKNGVKTFVGGNCTVSLMLMAIGGLFEKDLVEWVSVATYQAASGAGAKNMRELLSQMGELEDSVKAELANPASSILDIERKVTAKMREDSFPTDNFGAPLAGSLIPWIDKLLESGQTKEEWKGYAETNKILGLSDNPIPVDGLCVRIGALRCHSQAFTIKLKKDLPLAEIEQIIAAHNEWVKVIPNDKETTLRELTPAKVTGTLSVPVGRLRKLAMGPEYLAAFTVGDQLLWGAAEPVRRILVQLTK; translated from the coding sequence ATGCAAAATGTAGGTTTTATCGGTTGGCGTGGTATGGTCGGTTCAGTTTTAATGGATCGTATGGTTCAAGAAAACGACTTTGCAAACATTAACCCAATTTTTTTCACTACCTCACAAGCGGGTCAAAAAGCACCGGTTTTTGCGGGTAAAGATGCCGGTGATTTAAAGGACGCTTTCGATATTGAAGAACTTAAAAAGTTAGACATTATCGTGACTTGCCAAGGTGGCGATTACACTACCGAAGTGTATCCTAAATTACGTGCTGCAGGTTGGAACGGCTATTGGATTGATGCCGCATCAACCTTACGTATGGAAAAAGACGCAATTATCGTATTAGACCCTGTTAACCAGCATGTTATTACAGATGGTTTGAAAAATGGTGTAAAAACATTTGTTGGCGGTAACTGTACCGTAAGTTTAATGTTAATGGCGATCGGCGGCTTATTCGAAAAAGATTTAGTAGAGTGGGTTTCTGTCGCAACTTACCAAGCGGCTTCAGGCGCAGGTGCAAAAAATATGCGTGAGTTACTCTCACAAATGGGTGAATTAGAAGATTCTGTAAAAGCGGAATTAGCAAACCCTGCCTCATCAATTTTAGATATTGAGCGCAAAGTAACAGCGAAAATGCGTGAAGACAGCTTCCCAACCGATAACTTCGGTGCGCCGCTTGCTGGTAGCTTAATTCCTTGGATCGATAAATTATTAGAAAGCGGTCAAACCAAAGAAGAATGGAAAGGTTATGCGGAAACTAACAAAATTTTAGGTTTAAGCGATAACCCGATTCCAGTTGACGGTTTATGTGTGCGTATCGGTGCATTACGTTGCCACAGCCAAGCATTTACTATTAAACTGAAAAAAGACCTACCGTTAGCGGAAATCGAGCAAATTATTGCGGCGCATAACGAATGGGTGAAAGTGATTCCAAACGACAAAGAAACTACTTTACGTGAATTAACACCGGCGAAAGTGACCGGTACATTAAGCGTTCCGGTTGGTCGTTTACGTAAATTAGCAATGGGGCCTGAATATCTTGCGGCATTTACCGTAGGTGACCAATTATTATGGGGTGCGGCAGAGCCGGTACGTCGTATCTTAGTTCAATTAACCAAATAA
- the dnaN gene encoding DNA polymerase III subunit beta, with amino-acid sequence MQFTITREQLLKPLQQVCGVLSSRPTLPVINNILLEIEGDRLSLTGTDLEVELTTVATLEQAVDFAGKFTIPAKKFLDICRSLPEDSSISVQFEEDRALVRAARSKFNLATLPASDYPNLMDWKPEVDFSIEQSTLARLIDATQFSMANQDARYFLNGMKFETEGNLLRTVATDGHRLAVCTMALNQELLTHSVIVPRKAVLELSRLVAVSDETVRLEIGTSNLRVSMNGVVFTSKLIDGRFPDYRRVLPRNADRILEAETEVLKRALMRAAILSNEKFRGVRLALSENLLKITANNPEQEEAEEIIDVAYQSPEMEVGFNVSYLLDVLNTLKCERVRFNLVDASSSCLIEDCDNSTAEYVIMPMRL; translated from the coding sequence ATGCAATTTACGATTACCAGAGAACAGTTACTTAAGCCTTTACAACAGGTCTGTGGCGTATTAAGCAGCCGCCCGACTTTGCCTGTGATTAATAATATTCTGCTTGAAATTGAAGGCGATCGCTTATCACTAACCGGAACGGACTTAGAAGTGGAATTAACCACGGTGGCAACCCTTGAACAAGCGGTCGATTTTGCCGGAAAATTTACCATTCCTGCGAAAAAATTTCTCGATATTTGCCGTAGTTTGCCGGAAGATAGCAGCATTTCGGTACAATTCGAAGAAGATCGTGCGTTAGTTAGAGCGGCTCGCAGTAAATTCAATTTAGCCACATTACCGGCAAGTGATTATCCGAATTTAATGGATTGGAAGCCGGAAGTGGATTTTTCGATTGAACAGTCCACCCTTGCTCGTTTGATTGATGCGACGCAATTCTCAATGGCGAACCAAGATGCGCGTTATTTCTTAAACGGTATGAAGTTCGAAACCGAAGGCAATTTATTGCGTACCGTAGCAACGGACGGACACCGTCTAGCGGTTTGTACCATGGCATTAAATCAAGAGTTATTAACTCATTCGGTCATTGTGCCTCGCAAAGCGGTATTAGAATTATCGCGCCTTGTCGCAGTGAGTGATGAAACGGTACGTTTAGAAATCGGTACCAGCAATTTACGTGTATCAATGAACGGTGTGGTGTTTACCTCTAAACTAATTGACGGGCGTTTCCCTGACTATCGCCGAGTATTACCACGCAATGCAGATCGCATTTTAGAAGCGGAAACCGAGGTGTTAAAACGTGCATTAATGCGTGCGGCAATTTTATCGAATGAAAAATTCCGTGGCGTGCGTTTAGCGTTAAGCGAAAACTTACTCAAAATTACCGCCAATAACCCGGAACAAGAAGAAGCGGAAGAGATCATTGACGTGGCATATCAAAGCCCGGAAATGGAAGTCGGCTTTAACGTGAGTTATTTGTTAGACGTGCTGAACACCTTAAAATGTGAACGTGTGCGTTTCAATTTGGTGGATGCAAGTTCAAGCTGCTTAATTGAAGATTGTGATAACAGCACTGCCGAATACGTTATTATGCCAATGCGTCTTTAA
- the lpxB gene encoding lipid-A-disaccharide synthase, giving the protein MMTKEAPLIALVAGEISGDILGAGLINALKLHYPNARFIGVAGPRMIQAGCETLFDMEELAVMGLAEVVKHLPRLLKRRKQVIETMLAEKPDIFIGIDAPDFNLTVEEKLKASGIKTIHYVSPSVWAWRQSRVHKIARATNLVLAFLPFEKAFYDRFNVPCRFIGHTMADAIALKPNRSEACAALELDETKRYLAILVGSRASEVGFLTEPFLKAAQILKQRYPELEFLVPLVNDKRIAQFEQIKAQITPDLGVKILKGNARQAMIAAEATLLASGTAALEGMLCKSPMVVGYKMKASTYWLAKRLVKTKYISLPNLLADEMLVPELIQDECNPENLAWYLGNYLADDADHKKQRNELKQRFTELHKLIQCDADTQAAQAVVDVLEAETSGQN; this is encoded by the coding sequence ATGATGACAAAAGAAGCGCCTCTTATTGCTCTAGTTGCCGGTGAGATTTCTGGTGATATTCTTGGTGCCGGGTTGATTAACGCCCTTAAATTACATTATCCGAATGCCCGTTTTATTGGAGTTGCTGGCCCGCGAATGATACAAGCCGGTTGTGAAACCTTATTCGATATGGAAGAGCTGGCGGTGATGGGGTTAGCAGAAGTGGTAAAACATTTGCCTCGTTTGCTCAAACGTCGTAAGCAAGTGATTGAAACAATGCTGGCGGAAAAACCGGATATTTTTATTGGTATTGATGCCCCTGATTTTAATTTAACGGTTGAAGAAAAACTCAAAGCGAGTGGAATTAAGACTATTCATTATGTTAGCCCATCGGTTTGGGCATGGCGTCAGAGCCGTGTACATAAAATTGCACGAGCGACCAACTTAGTATTGGCATTTTTACCGTTTGAGAAAGCGTTCTATGATCGTTTTAATGTGCCTTGCCGTTTTATCGGTCATACAATGGCGGATGCGATTGCGCTAAAGCCGAACCGTTCTGAAGCTTGTGCAGCTTTGGAATTAGATGAAACAAAACGTTATCTTGCAATTTTAGTGGGTAGCCGAGCAAGCGAAGTTGGCTTTTTAACAGAGCCGTTTTTAAAAGCCGCACAGATTCTTAAACAGAGATATCCGGAATTAGAATTTTTAGTGCCGTTAGTTAATGATAAGCGCATTGCCCAATTTGAACAGATTAAAGCGCAAATTACGCCGGATCTGGGGGTGAAAATTCTTAAAGGCAATGCTCGCCAAGCGATGATTGCGGCAGAAGCCACCTTGCTTGCTTCCGGTACTGCGGCGTTAGAAGGAATGTTGTGCAAATCACCGATGGTAGTGGGTTACAAAATGAAAGCTAGCACTTACTGGCTGGCTAAACGTTTAGTGAAAACTAAATATATTTCCTTACCTAATCTATTAGCGGACGAAATGTTAGTGCCTGAATTAATTCAAGACGAATGTAATCCGGAAAATTTAGCATGGTATTTGGGTAATTATTTGGCGGATGATGCAGACCATAAAAAACAGCGAAACGAATTAAAACAACGTTTTACTGAATTACATAAACTGATTCAATGTGATGCGGATACACAGGCGGCACAAGCGGTGGTCGATGTGTTAGAAGCGGAAACAAGCGGTCAAAATTAA
- a CDS encoding superoxide dismutase family protein, with amino-acid sequence MKFTKLALSVALFSASAFAAAHPGHHATDNPNAEKLVVQVQQLDPVNGNKDVGTVEITESAYGLVFTPNLTGLTQGLHGFHIHENPSCEAKEKDGKLVAGLGAGGHWDPKGTKQHGFPWSDNAHLGDLPALSVMQDGSANNPVLAPRLTKLEEVKGHSLMIHAGGDNHSDHPAALGGGGPRMACGVIK; translated from the coding sequence ATGAAATTCACAAAACTCGCGCTCTCTGTAGCATTATTCAGCGCATCGGCTTTTGCTGCTGCACATCCAGGCCACCATGCTACTGATAATCCGAATGCAGAGAAACTCGTAGTACAAGTTCAGCAACTTGATCCGGTTAACGGAAATAAAGATGTCGGTACAGTTGAAATTACCGAATCGGCATACGGTTTAGTATTTACACCAAACTTAACCGGTCTTACACAAGGCTTACACGGTTTCCATATTCATGAAAATCCAAGCTGTGAAGCAAAAGAAAAAGACGGCAAATTAGTAGCAGGCTTAGGCGCCGGCGGTCACTGGGATCCTAAAGGTACCAAACAACACGGCTTCCCATGGTCTGATAATGCTCACTTAGGCGATTTACCGGCATTATCTGTAATGCAAGACGGTTCGGCTAACAACCCTGTACTTGCACCACGTTTAACAAAACTTGAGGAAGTAAAAGGTCATTCATTAATGATCCACGCAGGCGGTGATAATCACTCTGATCACCCAGCAGCATTAGGCGGTGGTGGTCCTCGTATGGCGTGTGGCGTAATTAAATAG
- the mutM gene encoding bifunctional DNA-formamidopyrimidine glycosylase/DNA-(apurinic or apyrimidinic site) lyase — MPELPEVETSLRGVEPYLQGKTIKQIVIRTNKLRWAISNELQQMQGAKIVSLSRRAKYLILHTTQGDILIHLGMSGSLSILPENQQTAGTHDHVDLITQDGTILRYNDPRKFGCWLWTQNAEQHELITRLGPEPLSEAFTAEYLFTRSRNKTVAVKNFIMNNDIVVGVGNIYACESLFIAGIHPELATQNLTEKQCERLVKVIKEVLTKAIIQGGTTLKDFIQPDGKPGYFTQVLQVYGRKGEACNDCGTAIEAKIIGQRNSYFCPHCQKLPR; from the coding sequence ATGCCTGAATTACCGGAAGTTGAAACCAGCTTACGAGGCGTGGAACCTTATTTACAAGGTAAAACGATTAAACAAATTGTGATTCGAACCAATAAATTGCGTTGGGCGATTTCCAATGAATTACAACAAATGCAAGGTGCAAAAATCGTTTCACTCTCTCGCCGTGCCAAATATTTAATTTTACATACTACACAAGGCGATATTTTGATTCACTTGGGAATGTCCGGCTCACTAAGTATTTTGCCGGAAAATCAACAAACGGCAGGCACACATGATCATGTTGATCTCATCACACAAGACGGCACCATTCTACGTTATAACGATCCACGTAAATTCGGTTGTTGGCTGTGGACTCAAAATGCCGAACAACACGAGCTTATTACTCGCTTAGGACCGGAACCACTTTCCGAAGCATTTACAGCCGAGTATTTATTTACTCGAAGCCGTAACAAAACCGTGGCAGTCAAAAACTTTATTATGAATAACGATATCGTGGTGGGTGTAGGTAATATCTACGCTTGTGAATCACTGTTTATAGCAGGAATTCATCCGGAGCTTGCTACGCAAAATCTGACGGAAAAGCAATGCGAGCGCTTAGTGAAAGTGATTAAAGAAGTGCTGACTAAAGCGATTATTCAAGGCGGAACGACACTGAAAGATTTTATTCAACCGGACGGGAAACCGGGTTATTTCACCCAAGTGTTGCAAGTTTACGGCCGCAAAGGCGAAGCTTGTAATGACTGCGGCACAGCGATTGAAGCCAAAATTATCGGGCAGCGTAACAGTTATTTCTGTCCTCACTGCCAAAAGCTACCTCGTTAG
- a CDS encoding porin, producing the protein MKKTALALFASAFMASSASAVELFNLDSTGTKAEFIGSARLKWTSTSAKDTYQNGSAVRNHVNKPVQNNGSRFGLRLTQQLGSGFYALGRVEWRLRGADERGVSSSQHDFDHIYAHQLYAGLGHKQYGEVTYGNQTVITDEVKQTDIPNTLSLSDGLLVSGARRSVQYVYKGIEGLKVGAYYGGHSQRSNTNMDLSQDRKNVWGFGSIYNYKFDDVQSVQVATGFSRERFEGIGSAPAYNRNAYSVGAAYTYDKTTFGVDLERRKTENQSVQGNERTEKEVRTLVYHRLTDDWRAYGMYAYKTNKLERAIGRDNNERKHQFMVGTEYYLPKVVDQLKTKLFVEWQATRTKHPEAKVARGVNKSRDYTTVVGFRAYW; encoded by the coding sequence ATGAAAAAAACAGCATTAGCCCTTTTCGCTTCTGCTTTTATGGCAAGCTCGGCATCAGCGGTTGAATTATTTAACTTAGACTCAACTGGTACTAAAGCGGAATTTATCGGTTCTGCTCGTTTAAAATGGACAAGTACCTCAGCCAAAGACACTTACCAAAACGGTTCGGCAGTTCGTAACCACGTAAATAAACCGGTACAAAATAACGGCTCACGTTTCGGCCTCCGTTTAACCCAACAACTTGGTAGCGGCTTCTATGCTTTAGGCCGTGTAGAATGGCGTTTACGTGGTGCGGACGAACGTGGTGTATCTAGTTCTCAACACGATTTTGATCATATTTATGCTCATCAACTTTACGCAGGTTTAGGTCATAAGCAATATGGTGAAGTGACTTATGGTAACCAAACCGTGATCACCGATGAAGTAAAACAAACCGATATTCCAAATACCTTAAGCTTATCAGACGGTTTATTAGTTTCTGGCGCTCGTCGTTCAGTTCAGTATGTTTACAAAGGTATTGAAGGCTTAAAAGTTGGTGCGTACTATGGCGGTCATAGCCAACGTTCAAATACGAATATGGATTTAAGCCAAGATCGCAAAAATGTATGGGGCTTCGGTTCAATTTATAATTATAAATTTGATGACGTACAAAGCGTACAAGTGGCGACCGGTTTCTCACGTGAGCGTTTTGAAGGTATCGGTTCGGCACCGGCTTATAACCGTAATGCTTATTCGGTCGGTGCGGCATATACTTACGATAAAACTACATTCGGTGTCGACTTAGAACGTCGTAAAACCGAAAACCAATCGGTACAAGGCAATGAACGTACAGAGAAAGAAGTGCGTACCCTTGTTTATCATCGTTTAACTGATGACTGGCGTGCATACGGTATGTATGCTTACAAAACCAATAAGCTTGAACGTGCGATTGGTCGAGACAATAACGAAAGAAAACACCAATTTATGGTGGGTACCGAATACTACTTACCAAAAGTGGTTGATCAGTTAAAAACCAAACTTTTCGTAGAATGGCAAGCTACTCGCACTAAACATCCAGAAGCTAAAGTAGCACGTGGTGTAAATAAATCACGTGACTATACAACAGTTGTTGGTTTCCGTGCTTATTGGTAA
- the dnaA gene encoding chromosomal replication initiator protein DnaA: MEQIVSSLWSDCLNHLQTKVSPTDYSTWLRPLQASFANGELTLYAQNQFVENWVKDKFLAEIVDLARFLSKNDNLAVSIRVGIKPAEHKPTSASTTSNDSKEEVQETNKSFRTGLNESLTFENFVQGKSNQLAKAVAQQVADNPGESHCNPFSLYGGTGLGKTHLLHAVGNEILKRNPQARVVYIHSERFVQDMVKALKGNTIENFKKFYRSLDVLMIDDIQFFANKEASQEEFFHTFNSLFERNKQIILASDNFPKNIENIEERIKSRLSWGVSTAIEPPELETRVAILMKKAEERGVELPEEVAFFIGQKLRTNVRELEGALNRVIAWRNFTKRQITIDAVREALKDLIASYDHLITIENIQKTVAEYYNIKMSDLKSKSRTRSVARPRQMAMALAKELTNHSLPEIGREFGGRDHTTVMHACKTINELRDTDSGIQEDYTNLTRKLSS; encoded by the coding sequence TTGGAGCAAATCGTGTCTTCCCTTTGGTCTGATTGTCTTAATCACTTACAAACGAAAGTATCGCCGACTGATTACAGCACTTGGCTACGCCCTTTGCAGGCAAGTTTTGCAAACGGGGAGCTCACTCTTTATGCTCAAAATCAATTTGTTGAAAATTGGGTAAAAGATAAATTTTTGGCGGAGATCGTCGATCTTGCCCGCTTTTTATCTAAAAATGACAATTTAGCGGTTTCAATTCGTGTTGGTATTAAGCCGGCGGAACACAAACCGACTTCAGCCAGTACGACAAGCAACGATTCAAAAGAAGAAGTACAAGAAACCAATAAGAGTTTCAGAACAGGTTTAAACGAATCACTGACTTTCGAAAATTTCGTACAAGGTAAATCAAACCAATTAGCCAAAGCGGTTGCCCAACAAGTGGCGGATAATCCGGGTGAAAGCCACTGTAATCCGTTTTCACTTTACGGCGGTACCGGTTTGGGTAAAACCCACTTATTACATGCGGTCGGTAATGAAATTCTAAAACGTAACCCGCAAGCGAGAGTGGTCTATATTCACTCAGAGCGTTTTGTGCAGGATATGGTAAAAGCATTGAAGGGCAATACGATTGAGAATTTTAAGAAATTCTATCGTTCACTTGACGTGTTGATGATTGACGATATTCAATTCTTTGCTAATAAAGAAGCCTCGCAAGAAGAGTTTTTCCACACGTTTAATTCATTATTCGAGCGTAATAAACAGATTATTTTGGCTTCGGATAACTTCCCGAAAAATATTGAGAATATCGAAGAACGCATCAAATCTCGACTCAGTTGGGGGGTAAGTACCGCGATTGAACCACCTGAATTGGAAACCCGAGTGGCGATTCTGATGAAAAAAGCGGAAGAACGTGGGGTAGAGTTGCCGGAAGAAGTGGCATTTTTCATCGGACAAAAATTGCGTACCAATGTACGAGAATTAGAAGGTGCGCTAAACCGAGTGATTGCGTGGCGTAACTTTACTAAGCGTCAAATCACAATTGATGCGGTGCGTGAAGCGTTAAAAGATCTGATTGCTTCTTACGATCACTTAATTACGATTGAAAATATTCAAAAAACGGTTGCCGAATATTACAACATTAAAATGTCTGACTTAAAGTCAAAGAGTCGTACCCGTTCGGTTGCTCGTCCTCGTCAAATGGCGATGGCATTGGCAAAAGAATTAACCAATCACAGCTTACCGGAAATTGGTCGAGAATTTGGCGGACGTGATCACACTACCGTGATGCACGCTTGTAAAACGATTAATGAATTACGTGATACCGATAGCGGTATTCAAGAAGATTATACCAACTTAACCAGAAAATTATCGTCATAG
- the recF gene encoding DNA replication/repair protein RecF (All proteins in this family for which functions are known are DNA-binding proteins that assist the filamentation of RecA onto DNA for the initiation of recombination or recombinational repair.) — protein MPLSRLIINNFRNLQSLDLELSPNFNFIVGHNGSGKTSLLEAIFYLGHGRSFKSHISNRIINYQAEDFVLHGRIDEGQHQWSVGIQKKRSGDTLLKINGEDGNKISDLAHLLPMQVITPEGLTLLNGGPTFRRAFLDWGLFHQYTEFYSCWANLKRLLKQRNAALHQVRSYAELKPWDTELAKLAEIVSQMRANYAEALRPEIEKTCQFFLPELEIGVSFHQGWEKGADYAEILAQGFERDKAMGYTMIGPQKADFRFRANGLPVEDVLSRGQLKLLMCALRLAQGEYLVAQKERQCLFLIDDFASELDPTKRELLAHRLRESGSQVFVTAITKDQLNQMQWQESEQDRLFQIQQGMLTK, from the coding sequence ATGCCCTTATCCAGATTAATCATCAATAATTTCCGTAATCTCCAATCTCTCGATCTTGAACTCAGTCCGAATTTTAATTTTATCGTAGGGCATAACGGCAGCGGTAAAACCAGTCTGCTGGAAGCGATTTTTTACTTAGGGCACGGTCGGTCATTTAAAAGCCATATCAGTAATCGAATCATAAACTATCAAGCTGAAGATTTTGTGTTACACGGTCGTATTGATGAAGGGCAACATCAATGGTCGGTCGGGATTCAGAAAAAACGTTCGGGTGATACCCTGTTAAAAATTAACGGCGAAGACGGTAATAAAATTTCTGATTTGGCGCACCTACTGCCGATGCAAGTAATTACGCCAGAAGGGCTAACCTTATTAAATGGTGGGCCGACTTTCCGTCGAGCGTTTTTAGACTGGGGGCTATTCCACCAATATACCGAATTTTATAGCTGTTGGGCGAATTTAAAACGTTTACTCAAGCAACGGAATGCCGCATTGCATCAAGTTCGTAGTTATGCCGAATTAAAGCCGTGGGATACTGAATTGGCGAAATTAGCGGAGATTGTCAGCCAAATGCGTGCGAACTATGCGGAAGCGTTACGACCGGAAATTGAGAAAACCTGTCAGTTTTTCTTACCTGAATTGGAAATAGGCGTGAGTTTCCATCAAGGCTGGGAGAAAGGTGCCGATTATGCTGAGATTCTTGCTCAAGGTTTTGAGCGAGATAAAGCGATGGGTTATACCATGATTGGCCCGCAAAAGGCGGATTTTCGCTTTCGGGCGAACGGTTTACCGGTGGAAGATGTGCTTTCTCGTGGGCAGCTTAAATTACTGATGTGTGCGTTGCGTTTGGCTCAAGGAGAATATTTAGTGGCGCAAAAAGAACGTCAGTGTTTATTCCTGATTGATGATTTTGCTTCCGAGTTAGATCCGACTAAACGAGAACTGTTAGCGCATCGTTTACGAGAAAGCGGTTCACAGGTGTTTGTGACAGCGATTACCAAAGACCAGCTAAACCAAATGCAATGGCAAGAAAGCGAGCAAGATAGACTGTTCCAGATTCAACAAGGGATGTTAACCAAATAA